A segment of the Kazachstania africana CBS 2517 chromosome 2, complete genome genome:
CGTAGCTTCCatttgttttgattttaaacCTTGGTACTTGTTGTACTCTTCAGCTGAAATTTGCCTTTCAACAGCTTCGTCATAAGTGAAAAGCTCATGCGTTTCATACCATTGTGCTTCAGCTTCGCTAACTCCTTTATAATCAATAGATTTAGATTTCATCTCTGTTAAGGAATCAACCCATGCAGTGACATTGGACCCAATTGTCCCCTTAATATATTGATGATCTCTTGGGTCAGAACTACTGCCGATTAGCCTACTGTTGCATGCATCTGTTCTTGCTATGATTAAATTTTCTGTTCCCATTATATCCCATTGCAGCCTAGTGGCTATCAACCTTGTCACATGCGTACTCACCGGTGCCAGTACTATTCCTCCTAAATGACCGCAACGTTTACCTCCCATTAATTGATCTTCAATATGAACTGCGGCTGCTCCTTTCTCAGCGAAAAGTTTCGCCAATTTCATTACAGCAGTAGGACCACCATGTCCCATATCAGCATCAGCAATGATAGGTTTCATATAATTATACAAAGGAGAACCGGAATTAACAGCGTCCAAAAACGACTTCCGATCGTGCAATTTTTGGGCCTTAAACATTCTTTCCACTTGATTTGGAACAGTATCATATGGGTAGTCACCAAAGTCGGGTGCGACTTCATTTGTGGAACTAACATTTGTGGATGAACATGCCCATCCAGAAACGTATGCAACGGGAATTCCTTCACATTTGGCTAATTGTGTCATCTGAACAGGATCAATGATACCAAGTGTGTGTACAGGCTGACGTGCAAGAAACTTGttttccaataaattaTACAACTTCTTTGCCTGAAATGACGAAGGATATTTAGTATCTTCTAATCCCAAACTTCCTCGATGTTTAACAACGTCCAGTGCAGAATACGATCTCttgattctttgaaatctaTCCTGCTTCCACCACTCCTCCACCTCCTTGACTTGGCTTTTCACAAATTCATTTAGACTATTTACATTTCTAGTACCCATATGTTGCTGACGTGCGATTACTTTGATAGATGtctttggaaaattcaTTTGGAATTAATATTACTGCTGATCAATCCGATCCTCTTTGGTAAATATACAATTCGttatatcaaaattcaaatttcttagcaaatatatatttatattgatcaaatattataCCAATACTAGGTTCACCGATTTCGCTATTCTATTGACAAATTCCGGAATTGCCCAGATGTTTTTAGCTAATCGCGTCGGCGGCAAACCACAGGCATATCGCGAGTAAAAAAGGCAAAAAAAGGGCTTAAACGtaaataataatgtcaTCGCTATTCCTGATAAGAAATGACTCCGTTTCATCACCGATATTATCTTGGAAAAATCTGACGGAGATTAAATCTTTGGAAGCTAAGTCCAATAATGTGAAAAATGCGCTGGCTGCTATACTTTTGGAGACAGTCGCTTCAGCATCTGTTATTGTACTTGGGACAACGTCTTCAAAGAGGagtttctttttgaatGGCGGAGAGGAATACGTTGcttttccaataaaatatgacttttctttgagataatcataaaattttctggtTGGATTATCCAAAATTGGTTGGAGgctgttattatttttctcatGAACCGAAATAGTCTGGATTAAGCTACCGCTATCACTTttctctttattttcaagcGCTGTCCTCCGTTTGGTGCTAGCTTCTAATATATCAATTGTATCCTCCTCTTTTCGTTTCCTCCATGTCGAGCTTCTGCTGGTAGACCTTCCTAAACTTGAAGGAGGAAGATTGAAGTttaaattcaagaaatccTGAGAACTTTCCTCCAGCTGTTCCTTGTTACTATGTTCACTAAAGACTTCATGCCTTCCTGCTTCATGTAAATAGGTTTGTTCCTCTAAATCCTCGTTTATCTGACCTAAATTAAGAATCATATCATTGGATTCCCTCacatcaatttcataaaGTGATCTATTAGATTCAGAATCTAAAAAGGATCCACTGTTATAACCTATTTTACTTTGTTTTCTACCTTGTTCTTCACTTCTGGTGCTATTCATTCTTGACATGGTGAATGTATCCGGTAATTGAGTTTTGGTCTGTACAAACTCCTCAGAAACGCCGAATGGAAGggataaaatttcatgagGTACATCATGCAAAAGGCTCCTCCAAGTTTCAAACAGAAGTTCAGGCTGGTAATCGAACGCATTTGTATTATATCTGGCAGAAGTTCCATTCTTTTCAGCTCTTACTTTTTGGTTGAGAACAGACATGAAATCCAAGTAGTGCTCATGATTCCTTTTGAGCACATCTGTTGATAAACTTATTTTGCCGTCAAATTTGATCAACTTGGGCGGGATATGAAGCAAATGACCATTTCTCTTGgcttttttattatattctttATCTAAAGGGCTGCCGgctctttttttaaagcTGATATGAGCATCCTGCTTTCTGGCATCATTAGAACCTGGAAGTCCCAGGGCAAAGTTGACAGATTCAGAACGATTTATCACATCTTCACTCATATTAAGTGATATATCTTTCTCTTGgtaatcaaaatcaaggtCATTACTACCTGTATGAGAACTTGTATGTGTTCGCATTATTGTACCTTGGTGGCTGATGATATCTTCTAATTCGAGATTGAAATCCATATCAATAGGAAGTTCGTCCAGCGTTGAAGGCCGATTAAAATGTGTTTCAAAACTTGTGGTATTTGTAGCATACTCGTATTTATTCGAATTACTAACTTCGTTTATGTAATCCTGTCTCTTGATTGCCTCAGATTCTGGTTCTACATGGAGTGCTTGCAAGTTCTCATCAAGATATTCCTCAAAATTTCCTATATAAGAAATGTCGAAGTTAGGATCATCATTTagaaagatatttttaGTAACAACTTGCGGCCCTTGAGATTTCTGTTTAGCAGATTGAGTGGTAGTGCTTTTCCCATTCCCTATTATTGTATAATGGATATTACGCTGCACTAAACTGAGTAGATTTGTAAGATCACTCAAAACATATTCAGCCTTCCTATTATAGCATACAGCCACGCCATATAACAAATTTGACACATGACGCAAAGGAAGATTCGACTCATTTGATTCTATCAGTTGACACGTTTCAGGAATACAAATATCTAGGatatctttcttcttcacaTTTTTGGTTTCGATAGCCACTGACGATGTCCCCCTTCTGGAAGTACCGCTACCTAGCGAAGCCAATAGCCAGACAATTGTAACATTACTCGATAGCGAGTCGTGGTTATTTAATAGTGAAGCTTGAGGTAACGAAACCATCTGTACAACTCTTGTAAACTAGATATTTCCAATTGTTCTCTACcccaaattttcaagatacGTTGGACCCTCTTTTGAGTTTTCCacttatataaaaatgtaGCTATGTGAGAGCGACAATTAGCCGCTcagaaaataatagtacTAATACCATATgcaaaaagaatatatatatgtatatgtaGTCAGAAGAGTAAGTTTTAATGAACTCATGGAAACAACAAATTGTTTAATAAAAGAATAGCGTAGCGAGCCTATATGTTGGCTGCAGAGATGATGTGTATACTGGTTTAGAGCTAACAGGTAGTTAATAACTAAAATGTTTATGCAAAGTATCTCATCACgtgtatatataataaaattctattatcaaaataattaattttcaaatagaaGTTTGTACACGCGCTCCGAACTAATAATATGTGACCtttatatttcaatgttacccgaaaaaaatggaaagcttttttttcttatttctaCGAGAATGTTTTTTTTATGACGACTTGTTAATCTGACTGAGCGTTTGCACACTCAGCTTGTCTAAAAGGGACGATTGAGTATGCTATCGTGCACTCCCTTCTTATGTGATGGAAAACGACGTAAACATAAAAACTGGCACCTGACAACTGACAACTGCTTAATAAACCAAATAAGTAGAAGTTGTCCCTTGTACTTCTTATCGACAATATGCTACGATGATGTTTCCATAATGTCCCTTGTACTACCGCGATCTTTCTACGAGGTTTCACAGCACATGTACCAGTTTCTCAAACACTTTGACCCACGGGTTTTTTAGAAACTTCGTTACCCACGGTTTTTTCTCAATGCTTTTAGTCTCGGTATTGAGAGAACGATGTGGGAGCGgaaggaaaaaagaaagaatcaTAAAACTCCAACTAAAAAGCATttataaatcaaataaaataagAGAGGCTATTATCCATCAATCCCCTCATATAACCTAGTTATTGCCAAATAGAAGCAGAATGGTGTTAAGAAATGGCATAAAGTATGCCTGTGAACGGTGCATTAGAGGCCATAGAGTTACCACGTGTAATCACAGTGACCAGcctttgatgatgataaagCCCAAAGGAAGACCATCTACAACATGTGCTTACTGTAAGGAactaagaaaaaataagtCTGCCAAGCTGCAAGGAACGTGTACTTGTGGCAGACAGGAGAAAAGACGATTGGCGCAGAAGGCAAAAGAAGATGCCAGAGCTAAAGCGAAGGAATTAGAAAGAAGTAACTGTAAATGCAGTGCAGATACTACCTGCACACATCATGGTAGTAAACCACAAAACAAGAAGCTTCGAGgcaaatttttggaaagagCAACTTCATCTACCTCATTGGATAGTGCTTTTTTATCCTCACATAGTATTTATTCAGattcatctaatttttcaagtacTTTCCTAGATAGCGATATCAATCCTGGAAGGATTTCTAAAGATTACCATCATGTGGCATCACTAGCTTCGATTTCATCGCTGCAATCATCTCAATCTTTGGACCAAAGCCTATCCTCTCCCCACAGTCCTCCGTCGCATCCACagttcaattttttatcagATTTCGATAGCCTGACCCAGTCAACCTCTCAAGTTAACCTTTTAGAAAATGTAGATTTCACCCCCAACTCGACTAACAAACTGAAAGAACATATTTCAAGCGGTAGATCGAACGTGGGGGAGGTTTTAGTTCCATTGGAGGAATATATTCCGCCTGATATTGATGGTATAGGAAATGTAAATGACAAGACAAATATGCTTAACGGATTTTCCCCAAATGACAACTCGATTAAAGACAATCAAAATGAAACGCCTCCAAATAGAACTGGCTTGGATAGTGCAACTATCCAGACAAATCCAAGAGAAGCTGGGCAAATAAGAATGCATCCATCACATGGACTTTTTGATATGTTTTCAGATgtatcatcaatttcaacatTATCAAGAGCCAATTTATTACTACAGAAACATAATGTAAAAAATGTAGAACCGGAAGAGGGAATTTCTAGAGATATTCGGCACAGTACTGACTTTAATGGTGTGAGATCAAACTTTGCAGGACAGATGCAGTCGTATAAAGAGAATTCAACTAATAATGTTGGAGAAGCACAAAGTACGCAAAGTGTGGAAGTTTTATCCATCACACCAAGTTTTATGGATATTCCTAGTTGCGAGCATATCGGTGGTCGGAACTATTCCGCTCAGTGCAATTCTGTCGCTGCTAAGGTTAGGTCATCCAGTATAGATAAGAACCACAAGTACCCTAAAAATATCAACGATGCCAACATATCTTCAATgattaaagaagaaaacaacGAGTTCGGCGGTTTTGAAGCAAATGtagaaacagaaaataacAGCCGACGTATAGTATCTTCATCAGACTTGCAGATAACCCCTGGAGAAATTACAGGCCCAATTGTtgtaaaagaagaaattccTGAAAATTCAACTGTTGACACGGCCCAAAGTTGGGTATTAAATAGTCCTCTCTTAAGTGAGCAAGGGTTTGCAGATTTGGACAACTTTATGTCCACTCTGTAATGGAAGCTACAGCCACTTTTGTTTAGTTGCCTTACACGGTTTAAGATATAATTCTATATAATACCTGTAGGAAGCCTTTAATGATGATTATGCATGTAAATGTTTCAAGAAGTCTAAACTATCCTATCTTAATATTAGTTTCGTTATTTTTATGGCAACCTATATAACTAAAATGTCTGGAGTGCATAAATCTATACTCTATATCAACACAATAACTAAACCGAAGAATAATACAGTGCCTCTTGTTCACGCTTCCTCCTCTCCCAAATCTTTCTACATTCATCTGCAATGAATACGGTACTACTTAACAATACCAAGAAAACCAGATCACCCACACTTAAGCTTTcagttttgaaaatttgttgGAAAAAAGGAACGTAAATAGCACACATTTGTCCCAATAGAGAAAATCCAACAGCGACATTAAACATCTTATTTGCGAAGATAccgatttcaaaaattgattttgtaGCATGTCTACATGCCAATGCGTTAAACatatcaaagaaaacaaagCAAGTAAAAGTCATGGTTGTATCACGTGCTGTAACCTTTCCATCTTCGGCCATTTCCTTGACAAAAACATAAACAGTACCAAATATGATACAAATAGCAGCGGTGACCAGACGGGTCAACACTCTCTGtgtcaaaattttttcagaaCGTTTCCTTGGTGGCTTTTTCATAACTTCGTGATCCACAGGTTCAACTCCTAAAGATTGTGCGGGCGGACCATCcattaaaatattgatcCATAATATCTGCATAGCATTCAAAGGATTTGGTAATTTCAGTGCTGTGGATAAAGCGATTAAGGATAAAGCTGCAATTGAAGTCGATAATTGAAAGGTCAAAAAGTTTTGaatgttattgaaaataccTTTACCTTCTTCAATAGCTGTTAAGATAGTACtgaaatcatcatctgTTAAAATCATATCGGAAGCTTCCTTTGCAACGTCTGTCCCCATTTTACCCATTGAAACACCAATATCGGCTAATTTTAACGCAGGTGCATCATTAACACCATCACCTGTCATTGCAACAACATCACCACGTTTTCTCAAGGCACGGACAATATTCAGCTTGTGTTCTGGTGTAGCACGGGCAAAAATATTGACATGATCTATTATATTTGCTAATTGATCATCGGACATTTCATTTAACTTATCACCGGATAACACGGAAAGGTTTGGATCGATAACAGGAATACCAATTTGTCTTGCAATATTGACAGCTGTATTTTCGGAATCTCCTGTAATCATAATGATATGTACACCACCTTGGAGTAATTGTTCAATTGCGGATTTCACGGATGGTCTTGGAGGGTCGTTCATACCAACCAATCCAGTGAATATCAAATCTTGAATGCTTTCCTCGGTGAGTTTTTCAACATCAGCTTCTGCTACGATGATCTTAGCGAAGGCTAATACACGTAAACCTTCAGAAGCCAAGGAATTTGCACATTCGTTAATGATGTCTTTCTTACCTTCTGTTAACTTTTCTATCTTACCTTTTTCATTGAGATAGTACGAAGAATGCAATAGCACTTTTTCGAAAGCACCTTTTACAAAAATCATCTGTTTGTCCTCAGAATCAATAACTTTTGTCGCCATATATTTGCGGCTAGAATTAAAAGGAAGTTCTTCGATCTTTCTTACAGTGTTTCTCACATCCTGTAATCCAAACTTTGGTAATTGTTCTAATAAGGCAACATCTGTTGGATTACCTAAATGCCTTCCATGGTCATGAGAAAAAGTAGCATTATTGCATACATTCCCAATAAACAGCGTATTTTTGACATCTTCAGTCAGGTAATTCTGTAAATTAGTagacttcttcttttccaaGTTCAACACATTTAATTTGTTGGCCATACTACCTAAACACCAAAGCTTTGAAACGGTCATATGATTAGAAGTAAGGGTGCCGGTTTTATCAGAACAAATAACGTTCACAGAACCGAGAGTCTCGACACTTGGCAGTCTTCTGACAATAGCCTTACGTTTTGCCATTCTTAGTACCCCAAGAGCTAAGGTAACGGCCACAATGATGGGTAAACCTTCTGGAATAGCTGCCACAGCTAAAGAAACAGAAATTTGGAACATTTCTAACCAGGATCTCCCTTGTATGATACCAACAAAACAAATGAAgccaataataataaaactGAATAAAGACAAATCCTTTCCCAGCTTATCCATGGATAGTTGCAGAGGTGTCTTCGGCTTTTCAATGTTACTCATCATTTCAAAGACAGAACCGAAAGAAGTGTTAGTTCCGGTACCGACGACAATACCTTTACCGTGACCTTCTTTCACCAAAGTACCCATATATGCGATGCAAGTACGGTCTGCTATTGGGACAATCGCATTGGGCTGATCGTTATAACTGTCTCTATTTAttggtgatgatgatttgtGAACTGGTTCATTCTCGCCCGTTAAATtactttcatcaattgtGAGGTCAAATGATTCAATTATTCTTATGTCTGCGGGAATTCTGTcaccaattttgaaacGTACTAAATCACCTGGAACTAGGTATGAAGCCAGAACATTTGAGGCTTTGCCAGCCCTTATCAAATGGCACTCAGCTGGAACTAATTTGTTGAGAGCCTCTAAAGATTTCTCAGATCTATATTCTTGCACAAATCCAACGGtaacaacaataaaaattgcCAAAGTAATACTGATAGCATCATCGATATTTCCCATAAAGAAAGAGACTAAAGCAGAACCGATTAATAACAAGATTAAACGATCTTCAACAAAAGTCATAAGGAATTTTTTGAGTAATTGTTCGTCCTCCTCAGTTGAGATCTCATTAGGTCCATATTGATCTCTTCTATAGTTTGCTTCATCTGGTGATTCGAGACCTGATTCAGAATTTGTACGAAGTTTTTCCAGAGTTTCTTGTACCGTGAGAAAACAGAACTCGAGAGAAGAGGTCGGTTTCGAAAGCAACTCAGAAGTTGCCTCTAGTAGGAGTTTATCCTCATTTTTGTCATTCAAATATGACTCAAATGGATTATCTGTCATTAAATTACCTCCActaaaatgaatatattctttATAACAGCTAGAGAAAAAAGCGTTCTTGAAATAACGAGTGGCAAACGGAACTAATTAGTGCTACAGGGAAATGAATGAGGTCTTTGAATAGCTTCTACGGCCTAAAAGCTATAGATTAGCAAACCTGAGATTGGTGTGTTTATAGATATTGTATATTTGCTAAGGTGAATGAAATTGCTTTTGTCTTCGcgatattttttcaattgacgtttttttttgcacGTTGAACGAAACGTGCTgctttcaatgatttcGAAGGGCTGCACTTATTTACTATTAGTTCAGAAAACAAATTGGTAGAAACTTTAAATAGATTGTGATATAAGTATACATTTAAGAAAAGGTTTTCTAATTTTAGCCTAGCTTTGTTTTATAAAATGTCGTATCAGTAGTCCCATTAATCCCGCTACGAGCTTGCATGACTCGATTATATCATATAATAGTTAACAATGATGCATATATTAGCTCTTCCTTCTTTACTAGCTCTGTGATAATCACTGATATCTATCTTAAACAAATTAATTTGTTTGGGGATATGTAAGCCAGTAAAGTATCAACAAATGTTATTTTCCCCAACCAACCGTTTATCCTTTACTACATAGAACAAATCTAAAATTTTACGGTCGACACTTACAATATCTTATATCTATACAATATAGGCATTCATCCCAACTTTTTGAAGGGCAACATTATTTTAGAAAGATTACTGCTGTCAgacatttttctttagaTTGATAGGCATGACAAACTCGTTAAATGACATCGTGTCCATTTTtatgattgaaaaattataaattgtttttcttgaatagGTATTCCACGCCTTTGAAGTTCAAGGTACACTATCCATAATGCttatttttgtaaatttgagGGCAATAAATTGCgtagaaaaatattttcttgcaTTCAGGGTTTCCTTGATGGAAGTATCATTCCAAACTTTCGATTAAGAAGGGCAAAAAATTTAGGGCCTTACAATACGATAGTTACTGTAATAGTGTACTGAAATGTACACTTTTTCGTTACTGGTACAAGACCCTACCGAATGGTATCCAAAGGGCAGATCGTGAAGTTTCTAACTGAAACTACTGCCATTCCATCGTCAACTATAATAAATtgtttattgaaaatgatttacaTTGTTAAATAGAGAACAATTAAAACTTAATTGActtatttattgtattttaGATTGAATAAAGGCAAGTATGGTATTTtgtttaaaaaaaatggaaacaGATTATTCTTTCTCGACGGTTTAGTGACTTACATCGTTTTTCGAATCCATCTGAAGCAGCGTTCTATAGTAACCAAAAAGTTAATTatccttttcattttcctttaatATATCATTAAGACCTGATTGCTGAGGATTGGCTGTGACTCTTAAGCTATCATCATAAGCAAATTTCCTGTAAGTAAAATAAGCTCCAGAGCACAACGCGACACTCACGGCCAAAAACAAAGGTGTTAGTTCAATAGGAACAGTTTTGCTAACCTTTTTGTTCTACAGCAATGAAAAAACTTACgaagttttcaaattaacGGTCAGTACACATTTTATTCACTTCAATTATGAGCCATCAGCAAAAACAATATTGTTCAAGCCCCTAAGAAAACATAACATACCGCAACATTAAGGAGTACCTGTGAAGATCTCATATTGTCAGGACTATAGCAGATGAGGATTAGATAATATCAAAAGGTGATATGAATTGTCagtatataattttttataaatattaacATGAATATATATGCTTCTCACTCCTTATTTTCATAGTCCGAAGATTATGAAACATCGATGCCGGTATCCGAGCCAACCATATTGGagttaaaaaaatagtCTTACAATAGTTTTGATGTCCATTTGTTTAAAAGAGTCGAGCTAGTTGAGGTCTAGCAAGTAGCTcttcttatatatatttcagCCGAAATTGTATGTTGTGCATCACAGTCTCTTGATGCTATTGCAGGTCATTTCATAAACTAGCCAGCTTACCGCAGTAGAAGGTACCACTTTTAGTAAATTAGCCTCTAATCCCTTATAGTAGCCTCGAAGGCCTTCTGTTCGAGCAATTGTCTTCAGAGCATCATAAATGCCTGTATAGTAGAATCCCAACTCATTATTGCCCATTGTCAGTATCTGAAATCTTCGCCGGAGTAAATCAAAAGGATAGGTGAGAGTCTGCGCTACCCCTCCACTTATCGCGCCAATAGTTAGCATATAAGTATTTTGCTTTAAGGAAGATTTCAAGTTGTTGACATCCTCCTCTTTAGGTAAATATTCTCTTAATTGCTCGTAAATAGTAAAGTTTAATGCTACGTATGGAATAATCCCCAGAGAGGTGGGCCAAATGCCTCTAAATAATCCAAATACTTTACCTTCTTCTCTATAAACTTTGCTGAATAATTGCCAAAATCCAGGTGGCTTTAAAGTATTGGCAGCTTTActatttcttaaattttcTAGGTTCGACGTTTGAATTGACAGCCtagttttcaataaatctaaTGGATATGTAGCAATAATACTGCAACCGCCACATAAGGCACCACTGATCAAACGCTGGACATTGGTTAATTGCGCCACTGCACTATTCTTATCAACGTGAAATATGTTTTTCTTACAATAATCATAAACAACGAACTGAACTGCACTATATGGGAATACTCTTATACAGTTGAGACCGTTTCCACGGAATAAACCCTTGACATTCTCTTCTTTATAAACTTGAGATATGGCCTTAAATACACCATTATTGTATGGAGCTCTTGTACTTTGAACTTGTAATAGAATTTTGACTCTCTCAAAGGGTGAAACTACTGTCCTGGATACTGCCCCAGCGATTCCACCTGATACGAATGTAACGTTCGActcattttgtaaaatggTCTGTGCCGTTGAAACCATCTCATTCATTTGAGAATAAGATGGATGATACTTGATTCTGACGAGGATTGTATCTTGAGATGATCTATTTGGTAAATAATAATCTTGCTCCGTTTATCTTCACGAACCTTATTGTAAAATGGAAAAGCGGGCCCACTGattgattttcaaatttcacGTTTAGTCGAGGTGAGGCTATTCTGGAATCAgagttcaataaatttctcGGTGCCCTGCCAAAAAACAAAACTTGACAAAACTTATTGGAAAGGACATCTTATGTTGACTATTTCGCTGTTTTTAATCAAGAACAAGAACTGTGTAATGACCCTCTTACCATCAAAGATCTGATGAgggaatattttttcttgcaatCGTCAATTGAAACAATCAAAGAGCCTTATTACAAGCTGAAATTGTCGAGTCGATGTTTGCAGACAACATACAGGATTGAAAGATTCCGGCTGAACTGCATAAATGAGATTACTATGCAAATGAAGGTCGACCCTACATaaaacaagaaagaaacaacaaaaagaaaaatgaaatgcaatttccaaaaataaCTGTGAGGCGCATATATACCTACACAACAACAATTGCATACCACGATGTTCTACCAGCATTCATTCTGACGTTAACGAGGACGAATATTGTTAGTTGGAAAGGTATGGTGTATTACCGGTGTATATCGCTCTGCACTGGTAGTTCCATATCAAGACAGTTGTGGCTTGATATTTCTCCGATTTAATTGATTCTTTACCCACCCGTAAGGTTTTCCACACAATCATTGGTATATCTTGCGTTgtattttgaaacaatacTGCACTGTATACGGACAATACCCTCAGTTGTTTCTCCCTTAACGTATCGTAGGCAATGAACGCGTCGCATAGAATATGCACCCGACGGCTGCAGGAAATTCTCTTCAACGTCAACATctcaaatgaatttttaacCACGATTATGGAAATCATGTGTCGGAAGCCATTCATGCAATAAGGGAAACTGCTAGAATCGCATGGAATTCTTAGTTCTTAAACCCGGGAACCCCATGGATCCAGTAAGCACGCCTTACTTCACATATAGCTTGCTTTCTCgcattcaataataactTTAACTTTAATTAACTTTGGTTCATAAAATACGgattttatttcaattttttgaagtatcACATTCTTCTTAAAGGTTTAGGATGGCTGAACAGACCGTGGTTTAAAGACTAAAAACGTACCATATGcaaaattagatgaaaaCATCGAATGTATAGTGAAGTCTTTTCGGGGACAAGAGAACCCAAGTCTCCTTTCTTGGTTCCACAGAGAGGGTTTAATCCGTTCGAAAGACTCTTGTGAGACAGCTACAGTTTTACAACAAATCTTTATGCCGCACATTCATTacaagaaatcaaaataataaagtaTACTTCTTCTTGTATGATATATCGGCATAAGTCTCGTCAAAATCTTTGACAGTGTCTCTCTTTGACTCttgtttaattttttcttcttctataaTCCAAAAGGCAAccagaaaatgatttttaatgaatatttttgtaaaCAATTGGTAGGATCAATTATATGGCTCTTGAGGggcaaataaaaaaaatgtagCGTTTCAATCGTGGTGatacaaaaattaagaaCTTGCAATACCATCAATTAAAAAAGTCAAATCATGAACTTGAGTCGAAATTTGAAGCTGTTTCTATCAGCTTAAATAGAGAACGATTAATAGATAAAAAGTATTAGAGTAAAAAGCAAACTCAATtggaatatatttattaaatttttatagGAGATTATTTACTTGTGCAATACGCAATACTTCCAGTACAGtgaaaaaacaaattt
Coding sequences within it:
- the PMR1 gene encoding Ca(2+)/Mn(2+)-transporting P-type ATPase PMR1 (similar to Saccharomyces cerevisiae PMR1 (YGL167C); ancestral locus Anc_8.112) — translated: MTDNPFESYLNDKNEDKLLLEATSELLSKPTSSLEFCFLTVQETLEKLRTNSESGLESPDEANYRRDQYGPNEISTEEDEQLLKKFLMTFVEDRLILLLIGSALVSFFMGNIDDAISITLAIFIVVTVGFVQEYRSEKSLEALNKLVPAECHLIRAGKASNVLASYLVPGDLVRFKIGDRIPADIRIIESFDLTIDESNLTGENEPVHKSSSPINRDSYNDQPNAIVPIADRTCIAYMGTLVKEGHGKGIVVGTGTNTSFGSVFEMMSNIEKPKTPLQLSMDKLGKDLSLFSFIIIGFICFVGIIQGRSWLEMFQISVSLAVAAIPEGLPIIVAVTLALGVLRMAKRKAIVRRLPSVETLGSVNVICSDKTGTLTSNHMTVSKLWCLGSMANKLNVLNLEKKKSTNLQNYLTEDVKNTLFIGNVCNNATFSHDHGRHLGNPTDVALLEQLPKFGLQDVRNTVRKIEELPFNSSRKYMATKVIDSEDKQMIFVKGAFEKVLLHSSYYLNEKGKIEKLTEGKKDIINECANSLASEGLRVLAFAKIIVAEADVEKLTEESIQDLIFTGLVGMNDPPRPSVKSAIEQLLQGGVHIIMITGDSENTAVNIARQIGIPVIDPNLSVLSGDKLNEMSDDQLANIIDHVNIFARATPEHKLNIVRALRKRGDVVAMTGDGVNDAPALKLADIGVSMGKMGTDVAKEASDMILTDDDFSTILTAIEEGKGIFNNIQNFLTFQLSTSIAALSLIALSTALKLPNPLNAMQILWINILMDGPPAQSLGVEPVDHEVMKKPPRKRSEKILTQRVLTRLVTAAICIIFGTVYVFVKEMAEDGKVTARDTTMTFTCFVFFDMFNALACRHATKSIFEIGIFANKMFNVAVGFSLLGQMCAIYVPFFQQIFKTESLSVGDLVFLVLLSSTVFIADECRKIWERRKREQEALYYSSV
- the MRA1 gene encoding Mra1p (similar to Saccharomyces cerevisiae YPR010C-A; ancestral locus Anc_8.114), whose protein sequence is MRSSQVLLNVANKKVSKTVPIELTPLFLAVSVALCSGAYFTYRKFAYDDSLRVTANPQQSGLNDILKENEKDN
- the MRX21 gene encoding Mrx21p (similar to Saccharomyces cerevisiae YPR011C; ancestral locus Anc_8.115); the encoded protein is MNEMVSTAQTILQNESNVTFVSGGIAGAVSRTVVSPFERVKILLQVQSTRAPYNNGVFKAISQVYKEENVKGLFRGNGLNCIRVFPYSAVQFVVYDYCKKNIFHVDKNSAVAQLTNVQRLISGALCGGCSIIATYPLDLLKTRLSIQTSNLENLRNSKAANTLKPPGFWQLFSKVYREEGKVFGLFRGIWPTSLGIIPYVALNFTIYEQLREYLPKEEDVNNLKSSLKQNTYMLTIGAISGGVAQTLTYPFDLLRRRFQILTMGNNELGFYYTGIYDALKTIARTEGLRGYYKGLEANLLKVVPSTAVSWLVYEMTCNSIKRL